A single region of the Solwaraspora sp. WMMD406 genome encodes:
- a CDS encoding NADH-quinone oxidoreductase subunit L, which translates to MTGAGPGYLLPAVPFAAALTGLLISLRPDPLSPARRRVAAGLGIGGAAVALAAAVALLVAGAPTVDASTTWIDLGGLLVSFGVRLDGPAALVAVAVGAVALAVQVYSTAYLADDDRYPAYAAQVSLFTAAMLLVVVAGDLIMLLVGWEVMGACSYLLIAHDRRLPEAPAAAVKAFLVTRVGDVGFLLGIAVLGIGAGSFRIADVLAHDYPPATVTTAALLLLAGVAGKSAQFPLHTWLPDAMAGPTPISALIHAATMVAAGVYVVIRLYPIFLAAPTALIVLGVLGVITLLLGALAATAADDIKRVLAWSTVSQLGYMTGALAVGSPPAALFHLLTHAAFKALLFLVAGCVIHAVGSNLMSVMGGLRRPMPVTFAAAVVGLGALAGLPPLAGFWSKESVLYAASAAARHPGDGPAPSWLGWLVWLAGLAGVAITAWYATRLLLRTFFGPSRLPAGAHPHDPPAAMRWPVLALAVPAALLGFVGLVPTVADWLTAGPAGESAVDGQSAVDLVHLGPDLLLPILLLAVGAGAAVWLYRRDPAADPARALGPARPAFAAGFWLDTVQHAVVVRPVVALARAVRVGDESGVDGAVTGTGRGVTGLGAAVGRWHAAPLPRAVTLVLVGVLLLGSATAIIGVLS; encoded by the coding sequence GTGACCGGGGCGGGGCCGGGCTACCTGCTGCCGGCGGTGCCGTTCGCCGCCGCCCTCACCGGCCTGCTGATCAGCCTGCGCCCAGACCCGCTCAGCCCCGCCCGGCGGCGGGTCGCGGCCGGACTCGGCATCGGTGGAGCCGCCGTCGCGTTGGCGGCGGCCGTCGCTCTGCTGGTCGCCGGCGCGCCCACCGTCGATGCGTCGACGACCTGGATCGACCTCGGCGGGCTGCTGGTCAGCTTCGGCGTACGGCTGGACGGCCCGGCCGCCCTCGTCGCCGTCGCGGTCGGCGCGGTGGCGCTCGCCGTACAGGTGTATTCGACCGCCTACCTGGCCGACGACGACCGCTACCCCGCCTACGCCGCCCAGGTGAGCCTGTTCACCGCCGCGATGCTGCTGGTCGTCGTCGCCGGTGACCTGATCATGCTGCTGGTCGGCTGGGAAGTGATGGGCGCCTGCTCGTACCTGCTGATCGCCCACGACCGGCGGCTGCCCGAGGCCCCGGCGGCGGCGGTGAAGGCGTTCCTGGTCACCCGGGTCGGCGACGTCGGTTTCCTGCTCGGCATCGCGGTGCTCGGCATCGGCGCCGGCAGCTTCCGGATCGCCGACGTGCTCGCCCACGACTACCCGCCGGCGACGGTCACCACGGCGGCGTTGCTGCTGCTCGCCGGGGTGGCCGGCAAGAGCGCCCAGTTCCCGCTGCACACCTGGCTGCCGGACGCGATGGCCGGCCCGACACCGATCTCCGCGCTGATCCACGCCGCCACGATGGTCGCCGCCGGGGTGTACGTGGTGATCCGGCTCTACCCGATCTTCCTCGCCGCCCCGACCGCGTTGATCGTGCTCGGCGTCCTCGGTGTGATCACCCTGCTGCTCGGCGCGTTGGCCGCCACCGCCGCCGACGACATCAAACGGGTCCTGGCCTGGTCGACCGTCTCCCAGCTCGGCTACATGACCGGCGCGTTGGCCGTCGGCTCGCCGCCGGCCGCCCTGTTCCACCTGCTCACCCACGCCGCGTTCAAGGCGTTGTTGTTCCTCGTCGCCGGCTGCGTGATCCACGCCGTCGGCAGCAACCTGATGTCGGTGATGGGTGGGCTGCGTCGGCCGATGCCGGTCACCTTCGCCGCCGCCGTGGTCGGGCTCGGCGCGCTCGCCGGGCTGCCGCCGCTGGCCGGCTTCTGGAGCAAGGAGAGCGTGCTGTACGCCGCCTCCGCAGCCGCGCGGCATCCGGGCGACGGGCCGGCACCGTCGTGGCTCGGCTGGCTGGTCTGGCTGGCGGGGCTCGCCGGGGTCGCCATCACCGCCTGGTACGCCACCCGACTGCTGCTGCGGACCTTCTTCGGTCCGTCCCGGCTGCCCGCCGGGGCGCACCCGCACGACCCGCCCGCCGCGATGCGCTGGCCGGTGCTGGCGCTGGCCGTACCGGCGGCGCTGCTCGGGTTCGTCGGGCTCGTGCCGACGGTCGCCGACTGGCTCACCGCCGGCCCGGCCGGGGAGTCGGCGGTCGACGGTCAGTCGGCCGTCGACCTCGTCCACCTCGGCCCCGACCTGCTGCTGCCGATCCTGCTGCTGGCCGTCGGTGCCGGTGCGGCGGTGTGGCTGTACCGGCGGGACCCGGCCGCCGACCCGGCCCGGGCGCTCGGCCCGGCGCGGCCGGCGTTCGCGGCCGGGTTCTGGCTGGACACGGTGCAGCACGCGGTGGTGGTCCGCCCGGTGGTGGCGCTCGCCCGCGCGGTCCGCGTCGGCGACGAGTCCGGGGTGGACGGCGCGGTGACCGGCACCGGCCGGGGCGTGACCGGGCTGGGTGCTGCGGTGGGCCGCTGGCACGCCGCACCGCTGCCGCGTGCGGTGACCCTGGTCCTGGTCGGCGTCCTGCTGCTGGGCTCGGCGACGGCGATCATCGGGGTGCTCTCATGA
- a CDS encoding NADH-quinone oxidoreductase subunit M produces the protein MIAADYTDTATTLGQYALLAVLILPALGALALALPVGGDRAGRIVGTAVAALTVLASLPLLARPAGAGWFAYGPPLDGPPGVLPWHQLDLPWVPALDLRFHLGVDGISYPLVLLTTVLTLLCCAYTVWRVPHGRRNGRALVALLLVVEVGIVGTFLALDLVLFFVFFEVVLLPMYAIIAGWGGTKGAADGTVQIGGTGQTDGAHRRAATKFAIYTLAGSVLLLVGVVTVVTAAGTADLTVLTGGTDLTRGTQLAAFTLLALAFAVKAPLWPLHSWLPDAHSQAPTVGSVILAGVLLKMGTYGLIRVAVGVAPEGARWAAPVLGTLAVTAIVVGALVCLAQTELKRLIAYSSVGHMGFVLLGIATLSATGIQAALIGNVAHGVITGLLFFLAGAIKDRFHTGELAALGGLRERSPALAGLLGFAAIASLGLPGLAGFWGEAFAVVAAWQRGGPLWITLAAVAAVGAALTAAYLLRMLRRVSHGPPGPAVQATAVAGPAGPTGPVGPIARAEALVWTPLVVATLVIGLVPALVLGMAESPVEILLEVTR, from the coding sequence ATGATCGCCGCCGACTACACCGACACCGCGACGACCCTCGGGCAGTACGCACTGCTGGCGGTGCTGATCCTGCCGGCGCTCGGCGCGCTGGCGCTGGCCCTGCCGGTCGGCGGGGACCGGGCCGGCCGGATCGTCGGCACCGCCGTCGCCGCGCTGACCGTACTGGCCAGCCTGCCGCTGCTCGCCCGACCGGCCGGCGCCGGCTGGTTCGCGTACGGGCCACCGCTGGACGGCCCGCCCGGGGTGCTGCCCTGGCACCAACTTGACCTGCCCTGGGTGCCGGCCCTGGATCTGCGGTTCCACCTCGGCGTCGACGGCATCTCGTACCCGCTGGTGCTGCTCACCACCGTCCTGACGCTGCTGTGTTGCGCGTACACCGTCTGGCGGGTCCCGCACGGCCGCCGCAACGGGCGGGCGTTGGTCGCGTTGCTGCTGGTCGTCGAGGTCGGCATCGTCGGCACCTTCCTCGCCCTCGACCTGGTGCTGTTCTTCGTCTTCTTCGAGGTCGTGCTGCTGCCGATGTACGCGATCATCGCCGGCTGGGGCGGCACCAAAGGAGCGGCCGACGGCACGGTACAGATAGGTGGCACGGGACAGACCGACGGCGCGCACCGGCGGGCGGCGACGAAGTTCGCCATCTACACCCTGGCCGGGTCGGTGCTGCTGCTGGTCGGCGTGGTGACCGTGGTGACCGCCGCCGGCACCGCCGACCTGACCGTCCTCACCGGCGGCACCGACCTCACCCGCGGCACCCAGCTCGCCGCGTTCACGCTGCTGGCGCTGGCCTTCGCGGTCAAGGCCCCGCTGTGGCCGCTGCACAGCTGGCTGCCCGACGCACACAGCCAGGCACCCACCGTCGGCAGCGTGATCCTCGCCGGGGTGCTGCTCAAAATGGGCACGTACGGGCTGATCCGGGTCGCCGTCGGCGTCGCGCCGGAAGGTGCCCGGTGGGCCGCCCCGGTGCTCGGCACCCTCGCCGTCACCGCGATCGTCGTCGGTGCACTGGTGTGCCTGGCGCAGACCGAACTCAAACGGCTCATCGCGTACTCCAGCGTCGGGCACATGGGGTTCGTGCTGCTCGGCATCGCCACCCTCAGCGCCACCGGCATCCAGGCCGCGCTGATCGGCAACGTCGCCCACGGCGTCATCACCGGCCTGCTGTTCTTCCTCGCCGGGGCGATCAAGGACCGCTTCCACACCGGGGAGCTGGCCGCGCTCGGCGGACTGCGGGAACGGTCCCCGGCGCTCGCCGGGCTGCTCGGCTTCGCCGCGATCGCCTCCCTCGGCCTGCCCGGCCTGGCCGGCTTCTGGGGTGAGGCGTTCGCCGTCGTCGCCGCCTGGCAGCGCGGCGGGCCACTGTGGATCACCCTGGCGGCGGTGGCGGCCGTCGGGGCGGCACTGACCGCCGCGTACCTGCTGCGGATGCTGCGCCGGGTCTCGCATGGGCCGCCAGGCCCGGCGGTCCAAGCGACGGCGGTGGCCGGGCCGGCTGGGCCGACAGGCCCGGTCGGGCCGATCGCCCGCGCCGAGGCGCTGGTCTGGACGCCGTTGGTGGTGGCGACCCTGGTCATCGGGCTGGTGCCGGCGCTGGTGCTCGGCATGGCCGAGTCACCGGTGGAGATCCTGCTGGAGGTGACCCGGTGA
- a CDS encoding proton-conducting transporter membrane subunit, whose amino-acid sequence MIGELTAQPVDHLALLPAYLAAVTAVAVLLADLFVARWAVTVAVGVTGAVGVAGVALYAMGQPERRTFCGSLSGVDDSLGFACSYVADSRAALVAVLFAALTAGVLALSVPTLRTGTVPAGEYCFLLACSMIGGVVLGAAGDLITLIVAVETLTLPLYILVGLQRQRVAAAEAAVTFFVVSVASTAVALLGAALLYGAYGAVHLDLLAGVSGLAESATHAVGGSVDGQARLARVGVVLLLVGLAFKVAAVPLHAWAPKTYDGAPVPVAAYLSTASKLGGVVAIVAVVTEGLYPQLAASGPVLAVLAVATMTVGNLVALRQRRMVRLLAWSSIAQAGYILVPLAAAAGLAGRGVEERAVAVAAVFAYAVFFVVLELAAFAAVVALRPAAADGGTIAGYAGVARRRPWVGAALVFALIGLAGLPPGLAGLFAKVAVVRSLLVGGAGWLALVVALNAVVGLAYYLRVAVTLYARPSALPAQGAAPAGGALVWPVAWPVAVVLAAATVVAVVLGFAPQVVFDAVAG is encoded by the coding sequence GTGATCGGCGAACTCACCGCCCAGCCGGTCGACCATCTGGCGCTGCTGCCGGCGTACCTGGCAGCGGTCACCGCGGTCGCGGTGCTGCTGGCCGATCTGTTCGTGGCCCGCTGGGCGGTCACCGTCGCGGTCGGGGTGACGGGAGCGGTCGGGGTCGCCGGCGTGGCCCTGTACGCGATGGGTCAGCCGGAGCGGCGGACGTTCTGCGGCTCGCTGTCCGGCGTCGACGACAGCCTCGGCTTCGCCTGCTCGTACGTCGCCGACAGCCGGGCCGCCCTGGTCGCGGTGCTGTTCGCGGCGCTCACAGCGGGTGTGCTGGCGTTGTCGGTGCCGACGCTGCGTACGGGGACCGTGCCGGCGGGGGAGTACTGCTTCCTGCTGGCCTGCTCGATGATCGGTGGTGTGGTGCTCGGTGCCGCCGGTGACCTGATCACCCTGATCGTGGCGGTGGAAACCCTCACCCTGCCGCTGTACATCCTGGTCGGGCTGCAGCGGCAGCGCGTCGCGGCGGCCGAGGCGGCGGTGACGTTCTTCGTCGTCAGTGTGGCGTCCACGGCGGTGGCGCTGCTCGGCGCGGCCCTGCTGTACGGCGCGTACGGCGCGGTGCACCTGGACCTGCTGGCCGGCGTCAGCGGCCTGGCCGAATCGGCGACCCACGCCGTCGGCGGGTCGGTCGACGGGCAGGCCCGGCTGGCCCGGGTCGGCGTGGTGCTGCTGCTGGTCGGGTTGGCGTTCAAGGTGGCGGCGGTGCCGCTGCACGCCTGGGCACCCAAGACGTACGACGGGGCACCGGTGCCGGTCGCCGCGTACCTGTCGACCGCGTCGAAACTCGGCGGTGTCGTGGCGATCGTCGCCGTGGTGACCGAGGGACTCTACCCGCAGTTGGCTGCCTCCGGGCCGGTGCTCGCCGTGCTGGCGGTGGCGACGATGACCGTCGGCAACCTGGTGGCGCTGCGGCAGCGGCGGATGGTCCGGCTGCTCGCCTGGTCGTCGATCGCGCAGGCCGGCTACATCCTGGTGCCGTTGGCGGCGGCCGCCGGGCTGGCCGGCCGGGGCGTCGAGGAGCGGGCGGTGGCGGTCGCGGCGGTTTTCGCGTACGCCGTGTTTTTCGTGGTGTTGGAGCTGGCCGCCTTCGCCGCCGTGGTCGCGTTGCGGCCGGCGGCGGCCGACGGCGGGACGATCGCCGGGTACGCGGGCGTGGCCCGGAGGCGGCCGTGGGTCGGTGCCGCGTTGGTGTTCGCGCTGATCGGGCTGGCCGGGTTGCCGCCCGGTCTGGCCGGGCTGTTCGCCAAGGTGGCGGTGGTCCGGTCGCTGCTGGTCGGCGGGGCCGGCTGGCTGGCGCTGGTGGTGGCGCTCAACGCCGTGGTCGGCCTGGCCTACTACCTGCGGGTGGCCGTGACGCTGTACGCCCGCCCGTCAGCTCTGCCTGCGCAGGGTGCCGCGCCGGCTGGTGGGGCGCTGGTCTGGCCGGTCGCTTGGCCGGTGGCCGTGGTGTTGGCCGCTGCGACGGTTGTGGCTGTTGTGCTGGGTTTCGCACCACAAGTGGTTTTTGACGCTGTAGCTGGCTGA
- the htpX gene encoding zinc metalloprotease HtpX, which translates to MHSHHNGLKTAALLGLLTAMILGVGYWFGGSGGLMIAVLVSLAMNAGTYFWSDKLALRSMRARPVSEAEFPALYQMVRELAVEAGQPMPRLYVSPTMQPNAFATGRNPANAAVCVTQGIVQILDYRELRGVIGHELSHVYNRDILISSVAASLAGIVTMLAHLAWFLPFGGGDDDEGANPAALLAMLILGPLAASIIQLAISRNREYQADASGAALTRDPLALASALRKIHMGTRRMPLPAEGQLASSAHLMIDNPLRKGGFAALFGTHPPMEQRVARLEQMAASAGPVQLRR; encoded by the coding sequence GTGCACAGCCACCACAACGGTCTCAAGACGGCAGCCCTGCTCGGCCTGCTCACCGCCATGATCCTCGGCGTGGGCTACTGGTTCGGCGGCAGCGGTGGCCTGATGATCGCAGTACTCGTTTCGCTGGCGATGAACGCCGGCACCTACTTCTGGTCCGACAAGCTCGCGCTGCGCTCGATGCGCGCCCGGCCGGTCAGCGAAGCCGAGTTCCCGGCGCTGTACCAGATGGTCCGAGAGCTGGCGGTCGAAGCCGGCCAGCCGATGCCCCGGCTCTACGTCAGCCCGACCATGCAGCCCAACGCCTTCGCTACCGGCCGTAACCCGGCCAACGCGGCCGTCTGCGTCACCCAGGGGATCGTGCAGATCCTCGACTACCGCGAGCTGCGCGGCGTCATCGGACACGAGTTGTCCCACGTCTACAACCGCGACATTCTGATCTCCAGCGTCGCGGCGTCGCTCGCCGGCATCGTCACCATGCTGGCCCACTTGGCCTGGTTCCTGCCGTTCGGTGGTGGCGACGACGACGAAGGCGCCAACCCGGCGGCGCTGCTCGCCATGCTGATCCTCGGGCCGCTCGCGGCGTCGATCATCCAGCTGGCGATCAGCCGTAATCGCGAGTACCAGGCGGACGCGTCCGGCGCCGCCCTGACCCGCGACCCGCTCGCCCTGGCCAGCGCCCTCCGCAAGATCCACATGGGTACGCGGCGGATGCCGCTGCCGGCCGAAGGCCAGCTGGCCAGCTCCGCTCACCTGATGATCGACAACCCGTTGCGCAAGGGCGGCTTCGCCGCGCTGTTCGGCACCCACCCGCCGATGGAACAGCGGGTGGCCCGGCTGGAGCAGATGGCTGCTTCCGCCGGCCCGGTCCAGCTCCGCCGCTGA